The following coding sequences lie in one Arachis stenosperma cultivar V10309 chromosome 5, arast.V10309.gnm1.PFL2, whole genome shotgun sequence genomic window:
- the LOC130981890 gene encoding beta-glucosidase-like SFR2, chloroplastic, with product MTLVALFAAATKLAGALVTLTVAANAFSFSRYRNKNLLPFRSPIDESSDTLAVFDLSEGENGFFFGLATAPAHVEDRLDDAWLQFAEEKADYVEPKAPKQPVDALMGSAAGDGGSQTAGASPRHTGKQVKKGRKPLKIAMEAMIRGFEKYIEVEGQEEEQEEEEVEHHHNVTAWHNVSHPEERLRFWSDPDTELKLANDTGISVFRMGVDWSRIMPKEPLNGLKESVNYAAIERYKWIIKRVRSYGMKVMLTLFHHSLPPWAGEYGGWKLEKTVDYFMEFTRLVVNSVSGLVDYWVTFNEPHVFSMLTYCAGAWPGGHPDMLEAATSALPTGVFQQAMHWMSIAHSKAYDYIHEISSSNTMVGVAHHVSFMRPYGLFDVAAVTLANSLTIFPYIDGISDKLDFIGINYYGQEVVSGPGLKLVETDEYSESGRGVYPDGLYRMLLQFHERYKHLNVPFIITENGVSDETDVIRRPYMLEHLLAIYAAMIMGVPVLGYLFWTISDNWEWADGYGPKFGLVAVDRKNNLARIPRPSYHLFSRIVTTGKVTREDRDGAWDELQRAVREKKTRPFYRAVDKHGLMYAGGLDEPIQRPYIKRDWRFGHYEMEGLQDHLSRFSRFIIRPFFLKKKRKPQKENPNLVLQPLPN from the exons ATGACGCTGGTGGCGCTCTTCGCTGCCGCCACCAAGCTCGCCGGAGCTCTGGTTACGCTGACTGTCGCCGCCAATGCCTTCTCATTCTCCCGTTATCGCAACAAGAACCTCCTTCCCTTCCGTTCCCCCATCGACGAGTCCTCCGACACCCTCGCCGTCTTCGACCTCTCCG AAGGAGAGAATGGGTTTTTCTTTGGTTTGGCAACAGCACCAGCACATGTTGAGGATAGGCTTGACGATGCTTGGCTACAATTTGCTGAAGAAAAGGCTGACTACGTGGAGCCGAAAGCGCCGAAGCAGCCGGTTGATGCATTGATGGGCTCTGCAGCCGGTGATGGTGGCTCTCAAACAGCTGGAGCGTCTCCACGGCACACCGGTAAGCAAGTTAAGAAGGGTAGGAAACCTCTTAAGATTGCTATGGAGGCCATGATTAGAGGTTTTGAGAAGTACATCGAAGTGGAAGgtcaagaagaagaacaagaagaagaagaagtagaacaTCATCATAATGTAACTGCTTGGCATAATGTTTCGCACCC GGAGGAAAGGTTAAGGTTTTGGTCTGATCCTGATACAGAATTGAAATTAGCCAACGATACTGGTATTAGTGTTTTCCGCATGGGAGTTGATTGGTCAAGAATCATGCCAAAGGAGCCTCTCAATGGCCTCAAAGAATCT GTCAACTATGCTGCCATTGAGCGATACAAGTGGATTATCAAAAGGGTCCGATCATATGGAATGAAGGTGATGCTTACTCTTTTTCACCACTCACTTCCACCCTGGGCGGGTGAGTATGGAGGTTGGAAACTGGAAAAGACAGTGGATTATTTCATGGAATTTACCAG GCTTGTTGTAAACAGTGTATCAGGTTTAGTAGACTACTGGGTGACATTCAATGAGCCGCATGTCTTCAGCATGCTAACTTATTGTGCTGGAGCTTGGCCTGGTGGTCATCCTGATATGCTGGAGGCTGCGACTTCTGCCCTTCCAACCGGTGTTTTTCAGCAGGCCATGCATTGGATGTCTATTGCACACTCAAAGGCATATGACTACATCCATGAAAtaag CTCATCAAATACAATGGTGGGTGTCGCACACCATGTGTCGTTTATGCGACCCTATGGTCTGTTTGATGTTGCTGCTGTTACCTTGGCTAATTCATTGACTATATTCCCATATATTGATGGAATATCTGACAAGCTGGACTTCATAGGCATTAATTACTATGGGCAG GAAGTGGTTTCAGGGCCTGGCCTGAAACTGGTAGAAACTGACGAGTACAGTGAATCTGGTCGTGGGGTATATCCTGATGGCTTGTACCGAATGTTGCTCCAGTTTCATGAAAGATACAAGCATTTAAATGTCCCCTTCATCATTACTGAGAACGGAGTTTCAGATGAGACAGATGTGATCCGGCGACCATATATGTTGGAGCATTTGCTTGCAATTTATGCAGCCATGATCATG gGCGTGCCTGTGCTTGGTTACTTGTTCTGGACTATTTCTGATAACTGGGAGTGGGCTGATGGATACGGTCCCAAGTTTGGACTTGTAGCAGTTGACCGCAAAAACAATCTAGCACGGATCCCCCGCCCTTCTTACCATCTATTTTCTAGA attGTGACTACAGGAAAAGTTACACGTGAAGATCGTGATGGAGCGTGGGATGAACTCCAAAGAGCTGTtagagagaagaaaacaaggCCATTTTACCGGGCTGTGGACAAACATGGTTTAATGTATGCAG GTGGACTTGATGAGCCTATACAGCGGCCATATATCAAACGAGATTGGCGGTTTGGTCATTATGAGATGGAAGGTCTCCAGGATCATTTGAGCCGCTTCTCAAGATTCATCATCCGACCCTTCTtcctaaagaagaaaaggaaaccTCAAAAAGAAAATCCCAATTTAGTTCTTCAGCCTCTTCCAAATTAG